The following proteins come from a genomic window of Henningerozyma blattae CBS 6284 chromosome 4, complete genome:
- the TBLA0D03710 gene encoding uncharacterized protein (ancestral locus Anc_1.511) codes for MIFDEGYNRKDIDLEEFCFTPKRLNTNPTFLFKPIALKDANKRDEAGNIQHSTKQESIKELKVQKTKNTKTKPPKKISQEPLSISEVYDPKNQLSSLVRNAKRNQEALQLRNKRISKNKFESKKRYGW; via the coding sequence ATGATATTTGACGAAGGTTATAATAGGAAAGATATAGATCTGGAAGAATTTTGCTTTACACCTAAAAGACTAAATACAAACCCAACATTTCTATTCAAACCTATCGCTTTAAAAGATGCCAATAAGAGAGACGAGGCTGGAAATATCCAACATTCTACAAAGCAAGAATCAATAAAAGAACTAAAAGTACagaaaactaaaaataccAAAACAAAACCacctaaaaaaataagtcAAGAACCATTATCAATATCGGAAGTATATGATccaaaaaatcaattaagtTCTTTAGTTAGAAACGCAAAGCGTAACCAAGAGGCTTTGcaattaagaaataaacGTATTTCTAAGAATAAGTTTGAATCAAAGAAGAGATATGGTTGGTAG
- the TBLA0D03720 gene encoding LicD family protein (similar to Saccharomyces cerevisiae MNN4 (YKL201C) and YJR061W; ancestral locus Anc_1.509) — MALSIRRFSRLLLLPFNKKIIRKLILYLIVIQSFIYLIRYLHYKNTKDNILPQTYSDILSNVANKVDELSPQINLQELSSTFQQQYNLLNSNTNSLDESSSIPGLDPAIFQEAKKIYSKFKYSTDPNWIDSYHLQKDLLTVSLGPHKGEKLNSIDDLYFYDSDPRLSWSVYLDHLTSLPESSFMESSSQFDIILPFSWYDWADFHELNKLISLQNTSLVCPFLFENAFEMEKLQELELELNEPLFLADRNKYNEELWYKSNRKHSEAHVFGAMDNHCKVYNETDQPKFQTNLKIFQLYDKVRPEVYQLQARNYILSHQPHPISVTILNSDMKAYRIDLQQSRTNNMVQSNMLRDYVQRRLPSEQDSLEWDSSYTEINSKNLQDYDIIFNHTDAFEKFINSTIADKLHLRMPEGVYDAYDQDFLELKPEYFFFDAPKVLEELSQNKDNLNPHDYSYMLSLERSVNTPDPWAPKFFLEASNVKSFHGLGWHRDKRFFNGALIEDPQEYTIRLNAMIRTWQKFTKAAGIISWPAHGTAYGYLYNGLSFPWDNDFDLQLPLAHLHHLARYFNQSLILEDPREGNGRYIVDISSSLTTRINGNGRNNIDGRFIDIDSGLYIDLTGLTASSAPLNKKFKKYYDKNIKGLDIKELTKEFIEPKPKSGVASMNLTELMKYVDDHPNDYDRGEKKAVKDMIKKEDEIKQKDSPEKNLNVFERYAVNAKLNLYNCRNNHFVTFDSINPLKTSKFHGVTTLLPVKYIKLLKNEYGVPSRYGYLTFKNMVYSPEFRSWLLFDILRKCANLNEWYPNLEKSESPLDSLNTTDVKLLYKNMLKINHEDLFATLFTAFNATAFRVKEIEIEYDNTTDIDTKLDLLHKLRTEIGPRLNSPGKDPYMYTYERRVWRDFVSDLSNDTVSKIKEIVSQEKLAMIYNMTESLENQTSEFFRVRDYYTDELILDLNSAGLNLYHNIRGKESELFKADPILHEQQLRELEEEEADKKKEEEEKKKKEEEDKKKKEEEDKKKKEEEEKKKKEEEEKKKKEEEQKQQQNTDTETKNNDEQNKSDNNNDSQTSTEEEKN; from the coding sequence ATGGCTCTCTCTATCAGAAGATTTTCTAGATTGCTTCTGTTGCCTTTTAACAAAAAGATCATCAGGAAACTGATTCTTTATCTTATTGTCATTCAATCGttcatttatttgataCGTTATTTGCATTATAAAAACACAAAGGACAATATCTTACCTCAGACCTATTCCGATATTTTGTCCAATGTGGCTAATAAGGTCGATGAACTCTCGCCTCAGATTAATTTGCAAGAGTTGTCTTCCACTTTCCAACAACAatataatcttttaaacTCAAATACAAATTCGTTAGACGAATCCTCGAGTATTCCTGGTTTAGATCCTGCTATATTCCAAGAGGCCAAGAAGATTTACTcgaaattcaaatattctaCTGATCCAAATTGGATTGATTCGTATCATTTACAAAAGGATTTGTTAACTGTATCTCTAGGCCCCCATAAAGGTGAAAAACTTAACTCGATCGATGATTTGTATTTCTACGATTCCGATCCAAGATTATCTTGGTCTGTCTATTTAGATCATTTAACATCATTACCAGAATCTTCCTTCATGGAATCCTCCTCTCAGTTCGATATCATCTTACCGTTTTCATGGTATGATTGGGCTGATTTCCATGAATTGAACAAATTGATTTCTTTACAAAATACTTCGTTAGTATGTCCTTTCCTTTTCGAAAATGCCTTTGAAATGGAAAAGTTacaagaattagaattagaattgaaCGAACCTTTGTTCCTGGCTGACcgtaataaatataatgaagaattatggTACAAATCAAATAGAAAGCATTCCGAAGCTCATGTTTTTGGTGCTATGGATAATCATTGCAAAGTTTATAATGAAACAGATCAACCTAAGTTCCAAACAAATCTaaaaatctttcaattATATGATAAAGTCAGACCAGAAGTTTACCAGTTACAGGCAAGAAATTATATCTTATCTCATCAACCACATCCAATCTCTGTCACTATCTTAAATTCTGATATGAAAGCTTATAGAATCGATTTACAACAATCAAGAACTAACAATATGGTTCAATCTAATATGTTACGTGATTATGTTCAAAGAAGATTACCTAGTGAACAGGATTCTCTTGAATGGGATTCCTCTTATACTGAAAtcaattccaaaaatttacaagattATGATATCATCTTCAATCATACTGAtgcatttgaaaaattcatcaacTCAACAATCGCAGATAAATTACATCTAAGAATGCCAGAAGGTGTATACGACGCTTACGATCAAGATTTCTTAGAGTTGAAACCtgaatatttcttcttcgATGCTCCAAAAGttttagaagaattatctcaaaataaagataatttgAATCCACATGATTATTCCTACATGTTATCATTAGAAAGATCAGTCAATACCCCAGATCCTTGGGCCCCTAAGTTCTTCTTAGAGGCCTCCAATGTTAAATCCTTCCATGGGTTAGGTTGGCATCGTGATAAGAGATTTTTCAATGGTGCTTTGATTGAAGACCCTCAAGAATATACAATCCGTCTAAATGCAATGATTAGAACTTGGCAAAAATTCACAAAGGCTGCAGGTATTATTTCATGGCCTGCTCATGGTACTGCATATGGTTATCTATATAACGGATTAAGTTTCCCATGGGATAATGATTTCGATTTACAATTACCTTTGGCTCATTTACATCATTTGGCAAGATATTTCAATCAATCATTAATCTTGGAAGATCCAAGAGAAGGTAATGGTAGATATATCGTTGATATTTCAAGTTCTTTAACCACAAGAATTAACGGTAACGGTAGAAATAATATCGATGGTAGATTCATCGATATTGACTCGGGTTTATATATCGATTTAACAGGTTTAACAGCATCTTCTGCCccattgaataaaaaatttaaaaaatattacgataaaaatattaaaggtttagatattaaagaactaacaaaagaatttattgaacCAAAACCTAAATCAGGTGTTGCATCAATGAATTTAACAGAATTGATGAAATATGTAGATGATCATCCAAATGATTATGATCGTGGCGAAAAAAAAGCTGTCAAAGATATGATTAAAAAggaagatgaaattaaacaaaaggATTCTcctgaaaaaaatttaaacgTTTTTGAAAGATATGCTGTTAATGCGAAATTAAACCTTTATAATTGTCGTAATAATCATTTCGTCACTtttgattcaattaatCCTTTGAAAACTTCCAAATTCCATGGTGTTACTACGCTTTTACCTGTTAAgtatattaaattgttgaaaaatgaatatgGTGTTCCTTCTAGATATGGTTATTTGACTTTTAAAAACATGGTATATTCTCCTGAATTTAGAAGTtggttattatttgatatctTAAGAAAATGTgctaatttaaatgaatggTATCCAAACTTAGAGAAATCAGAATCTCCGTTAGACTCTTTAAACACAACAGATGTTAAACTtttgtataaaaatatgttaAAGATTAATCATGAAGATCTTTTTGCAACACTTTTCACTGCATTTAATGCTACTGCATTCAGAGTTAAAGAAATCGAAATCGAATATGATAATACCACTGATATTGATACtaaattagatttattacATAAATTAAGAACAGAAATAGGTCCAAGATTGAATTCTCCAGGTAAAGATCCTTACATGTACACTTATGAAAGAAGAGTATGGAGAGATTTCGTCTCTGATTTATCGAATGATACTGTTTCCaagattaaagaaattgtttcacaagaaaaattagcCATGATTTATAATATGACAGAAAGTTTAGAAAATCAAACTTCTGAATTTTTCAGAGTTAGAGATTATTATACCGATGAGCTTATTTTAGATTTGAATTCTGCTGGTTTGAATTTATACCATAATATTAGAGGTAAAGAATCTGAATTATTCAAAGCTGATCCAATATTACATGAACAACAGCTTAGagaattagaagaagaagaagcagataaaaagaaagaagaagaagaaaagaaaaagaaagaagaggaagataagaaaaagaaggaagaagaagataagaaaaagaaagaagaagaagaaaagaaaaagaaggaagaagaagaaaagaagaagaaggaagaagaacaaaaacaacaacaaaataCTGACACTGAAACCAAAAACAATGatgaacaaaataaatctgacaataataatgactCTCAAACTTCGACTGAAGAggagaaaaattaa
- the CBF1 gene encoding Cbf1p (similar to Saccharomyces cerevisiae CBF1 (YJR060W); ancestral locus Anc_1.508), translating to MDKKRSIEDLNDQDQDQEHDNTSDSVDVEANMMALKRAKRDQEASESRDANGNADDNLEDEGNIDEALLQETGDSDIGRDEDDEDEHDRAAAEVAAAAASYGAMLSQHGHGNGIEDVVVDDDDDEDEEEHNLPDELMNLRNVKGGDDDEEEDEEEDEEEASRRREEEEQARELQKQMDSIRNHDDDNNSADHSRDLENGPNGDELKENESKSTLSDSNNTKSAKRDEDPDRSDLSISQHLPEDDTNTPAGSSSNENGNMGENNGNMSNMVNSGGNGVTMNNGSGTLNLRRGRKPTMATGSAEWKQQRKDSHKEVERRRRENINQAINRLSSLLPVRESSKAAILARAAEYISKLKETENDNIEKWTLQKLLSEQHTSQLSSQNEKLTDELGKAYKDIKYLREQIRILKGEPNPEVDQGSGEVDVDGDADESLEKNAKLEKA from the coding sequence ATGGATAAGAAACGTTCaattgaagatttaaatgatCAAGATCAAGATCAAGAACATGACAACACTAGTGATAGTGTAGATGTCGAAGCTAACATGATGGCTTTGAAAAGAGCTAAACGTGATCAAGAGGCTAGTGAAAGTCGAGACGCCAATGGTAATGCAGATGATAATCTGGAAGATGAAGGTAATATCGATGAAGCATTGCTTCAAGAAACTGGTGATTCTGATATCGGTAGAGacgaagatgatgaagatgagcATGACCGCGCAGCCGCTGAGGTTGCTGCGGCTGCTGCATCTTATGGTGCTATGCTAAGCCAACATGGACATGGTAATGGTATTGAAgatgttgttgttgatgatgatgacgacGAAGATGAAGAGGAACATAATCTACCTGATGAATTAATGAATCTCAGAAATGTGAAGGGGGGTGACGACGATGAAGAGGAGGATGAAGAAGaggatgaagaagaagctTCCCGTAGAcgtgaagaagaagaacaagCCAGAGAATTACAGAAACAAATGGATTCGATCCGTAATCATGATGACGACAATAATAGTGCAGATCATAGCCGGGACTTGGAAAATGGGCCCAATGGCGATGAACTTAAGGAGAACGAGTCTAAATCTACACTTTCCGATTCCAATAATACTAAATCTGCCAAGAGAGATGAAGATCCAGATAGAAGTGATCTTTCTATATCTCAGCATCTCCCTGAAGACGATACTAATACACCTGCCGGTTCTTCATCGAATGAAAATGGTAATATGGGTGAAAATAACGGGAACATGTCCAACATGGTAAACAGCGGCGGTAATGGGGTCACCATGAATAATGGCAGCGGCACTCTGAATCTAAGACGTGGCCGTAAACCAACCATGGCCACTGGCTCTGCTGAATGGAAACAGCAACGGAAAGATTCTCATAAAGAAGTGGAAAGACGTAGACGTGAGAATATTAATCAAGCCATCAACCGTCTAAGTTCGCTTCTACCGGTACGTGAATCCTCCAAAGCTGCTATCTTGGCAAGAGCTGCCGAGtatatatctaaattaaaagagaCCGAAAATGACAATATCGAGAAATGGACGCTTCAGAAATTGTTGAGTGAACAACATACTTCTCAATTAAGTAGTCAGAACGAAAAACTAACAGATGAATTGGGTAAGGCTTacaaagatattaaatacTTAAGAGAACAGATAAGAATACTCAAAGGTGAACCAAACCCCGAGGTGGATCAAGGCTCCGGAGAAGTCGACGTAGATGGCGATGCTGACGAGAGTCTGGAAAAGAATGCCAAACTAGAGAAGGCTTAG
- the TBLA0D03740 gene encoding uncharacterized protein (similar to Saccharomyces cerevisiae PTK2 (YJR059W) and PTK1 (YKL198C); ancestral locus Anc_1.507): protein MILPKDKDHSPSPSPSPSSARSLRKIGSKILLTSKSTTDFFSLGKRSQSKKKPLGTPITTPPSANTTYNNHVTPASPISNPTSRTSSQLHSAKRTLSIKSNSNHHPINSIPNFNKKPYSTATSLHSDPPLVYNPYGINSTMKQYSLSSSTNNSTKDFSYYLHDGNSNVRTLPTPVKNPNDFLPDELKQSSIQLFDNFLFDDDKKQLGEGGSSVVQVVRSAYKKKDLYALKKLNLIYNETPEKFYSRCSKEFIIAKRLSHNIHIANTYYLLKLPSATYSTRGWGFIMELCCGDLFQLIERSGWKNVSLSEKYCLFKQIAQGVRFCHQQGIAHRDLKPENVLMTPQGVCKLTDFGISDYFHESPDDLTSNEKTCQGMIGSPPYAPPEVMYYDSKKQYNQELQVPYKPRGLDMYALGIILITMVNNIIPFFESCDKDNRYRNFISCYEDFMRYSNKNFKEAGNYKPGPGSEYPIARNFRGDSDATRVTWRLMDPNPKTRYTMDQLFEDPWFDAIETCVHLDDEISIKFPEIRKSTQADGSVESLIKSGLHVENDDLNHPVRPKLKSMLDVVSKSTQSNASTQSNKSLQSGKSDEQSVNESINSSSGIRGTRPNIKDTDVTEKTDHEKEERDFGNTTMDSGLFTLDEDAQGEVQEMTKDTMQDTIQDSMKDTKDIIQNTMQDTQDTMKDTMQDTKDITENATGTTEDVKDTLKDTKETTTDASVDAKENEKKAETVTATVDANLGLCIPSAATKVISSQNLTSRPSVTSFESNTTTSFNTAKTRMNTNATLNRGGSIKSNSSGLNSTKKKKKRVVHNHMGTVQSYSSPSVSLSNTPLFSSRGM, encoded by the coding sequence ATGATTCTACCGAAAGATAAAGACCATTCACCATCACCTTCACCATCACCCTCTTCGGCAAGATCGTTGAGGAAAATAGGTTCTAAGATACTCTTAACTTCCAAAAGCACGACTGATTTCTTTTCATTGGGTAAGAGATCACAGTCGAAGAAAAAACCCTTGGGCACACCTATAACCACACCTCCAAGTGCCAATACAACCTACAACAACCATGTAACACCAGCTTCACCTATCTCTAATCCAACGTCGCGTACTTCTTCACAATTACATTCTGCCAAGAGGACACTATCTATAAAGAGTAATTCTAATCATCATCCGATCAACTCGATAcctaatttcaataaaaaaccATATAGTACTGCCACAAGTCTTCACAGTGATCCTCCTTTGGTATATAATCCATATGGGATCAATTCTACTATGAAACAATATTcactttcttcttcaacaaACAATTCCACAAAGGACTTTAGTTACTATTTACACGATGGGAACTCCAATGTTCGCACTTTACCTACACCGGTAAAAAACCCAAACGATTTCTTACctgatgaattaaaacaatcatctattcaattatttgataattttttatttgatgacGATAAGAAACAATTAGGTGAAGGTGGATCCTCTGTGGTACAAGTAGTAAGATCAGcatataagaaaaaagatttatatgccttaaaaaaattaaatttgatttacAATGAAACTCCAgagaaattttattcacGTTGCTCTAAAGAATTTATCATAGCTAAAAGGTTAAGTCATAACATTCATATTGCAAatacttattatttattaaaattaccAAGTGCTACATATAGTACTCGTGGTTGGGGTTTTATAATGGAATTATGTTGCGGCGATCTTTTCCAATTGATTGAAAGATCAGGTTGGAAGAATGTATCATtaagtgaaaaatattgtttatttaaacaaataGCCCAAGGTGTTAGGTTTTGTCATCAACAAGGCATTGCACATCGTGATTTAAAGCCTGAAAATGTATTAATGACTCCACAGGGTGTTTGTAAATTAACTGATTTCGGTATTTCCGATTATTTCCATGAATCTCCAGATGATCTTACTTCAAATGAAAAGACATGCCAGGGAATGATTGGCTCACCACCTTATGCACCTCCTGAAGTTATGTATTATGATTCCAAGAAACAATATAACCAAGAATTGCAAGTTCCTTATAAACCAAGAGGTCTTGATATGTATGCACTGGGGATTATTTTAATCACAATGGTTAATAACATAATTCCATTTTTCGAATCTTGTGATAAAGACAATCGCTATAGAAACTTCATTAGTTGTTATGAAGATTTTATGCGATATTCTAATAAGAATTTCAAAGAAGCAGGTAATTATAAACCAGGTCCAGGTAGTGAATATCCAATAGCAAGAAATTTTAGAGGCGATTCTGATGCTACAAGAGTGACTTGGAGATTGATGGATCCAAATCCAAAAACAAGATATACTATGGATCAATTGTTTGAAGATCCATGGTTTGATGCCATTGAAACATGTGTTCATttagatgatgaaatatCGATTAAATTTCCAGAGATTAGAAAATCAACTCAAGCTGATGGAAGTGTAGAgtctttaattaaaagtGGTCTTCATGTGgaaaatgatgatttaaatcATCCAGTAAGACCTAAATTGAAATCAATGTTGGATGTTGTTTCCAAATCCACTCAAAGTAATGCTTCTACACAAAGTAATAAGTCGTTACAATCTGGTAAATCAGATGAACAATCTGTAAATGAATCAATAAACAGTTCATCAGGTATTCGTGGAACTCgtccaaatattaaagatactGATGTTACAGAAAAAACGGATCATGAGAAGGAAGAAAGAGATTTTGGTAATACCACTATGGATTCTGGCCTATTCACTTTGGACGAAGACGCTCAAGGTGAAGTCCAAGAAATGACAAAAGACACTATGCAAGATACTATACAAGACTCTATGAAGGATACAAAAGATATTATACAAAATACTATGCAAGATACACAAGACACTATGAAAGATACTATGCAAGATACAAAGGACATTACAGAGAATGCAACTGGCACTACGGAGGATGTAAAAGATACTTTGAAAGATACTAAAGAAACTACAACAGATGCATCCGTTGACGCCAAAGAAAACGAAAAGAAGGCAGAAACAGTAACAGCCACTGTAGATGCAAATTTAGGCTTATGTATCCCTTCAGCGGCCACTAAAGTGATATCATCACAAAATTTAACATCCAGACCAAGCGTAACTTCGTTTGAAAGTAATACTACCACCAGCTTCAACACTGCTAAAACACGTATGAACACCAACGCAACTCTTAACCGCGGAGGCAGCATCAAGAGCAACTCTAGCGGACTCAACAGCacaaagaagaagaagaagcgCGTGGTACACAACCACATGGGAACTGTTCAAAGCTACAGTAGCCCCAGTGTATCGTTAAGTAACACTCCATTGTTCAGTTCACGAGGCATGTAA
- the TBLA0D03750 gene encoding uncharacterized protein (similar to Saccharomyces cerevisiae YML053C; ancestral locus Anc_1.503): protein MIFNLNNSNNISNNKANMSNNASMINNSNVNNSIEMQMRLQMQIQMQRQRQNYNNNIFGEHAIEEAFNTALKRSVRHFDNDTEENEEYHNTNKRIRKSNPTPDDIFHRMSDINCDKNDTSIKNVNSFSMITPIQTPIEYTLMEMTKFNQQRQAQFSSNNCIDIPNEKQLGMFYSEAEDYMLEGYYNQVMLEKKPTLQNNYSEGIDIEM from the coding sequence ATGATTTTCAACTTAaacaatagtaataatatttcaaataataaagctAATATGTCTAATAATGCTTCAATGATCAATAATTCGAATGTGAACAATTCTATAGAGATGCAGATGCGGTTGCAGATGCAAATACAGATGCAAAGACAAAGGCagaattataataataatatatttggtGAGCATGCCATTGAAGAAGCCTTTAATACTGCATTAAAAAGATCAGTAAGACATTTCGACAATGATactgaagaaaatgaagaataccataatactaataagCGAATCAGAAAGAGTAACCCTACTCCTGATGACATTTTCCATCGAATGAGTGATATAAATTgtgataaaaatgatacaagtataaaaaatgttaataGTTTTAGTATGATCACACCTATTCAAACACCTATTGAATACACTTTAATGGAAATGACTAAATTCAACCAGCAACGACAAGCACAATTTTCCTCGAATAATTGTATAGACATTCCTAATGAAAAGCAACTTGGGATGTTTTATTCAGAAGCAGAAGATTACATGTTAGAAGGGTATTACAACCAGGTGATGCTGGAAAAGAAACCCACGcttcaaaataattactCTGAAGGGATAGATATTGaaatgtaa
- the TBLA0D03760 gene encoding Gfo/Idh/MocA family protein (similar to Saccharomyces cerevisiae GAL80 (YML051W); ancestral locus Anc_1.500), with amino-acid sequence MDYYKRSAVSTVPNASALRIGIIGLSAGKGWAVKTHYPSILQLSSQFQLTALYDKNIQTALDTIQKLKLSNATAFPTLEGFAASTNVDMIVISIQAAYHFDVLLPLLEYSKKNPNLKYLFVEWALGRSVEEAETIYKAAADRGLQTIISLQGRKSPYIYRAKELVSQGYIGDINSIEVSANGGWYGYERPLKSPSYIYEFGNGVDLITTTFGHTIDMLQFVTSSYFSKINAMVFNNIPEQELIGDHGVRTGKKAKKTAPDHLLFQGSLINGNVPVSCHFKGGKPTKKFTKNFIIDIHGTKGDIKLEGDAGFAEISNLVLYYSGIRANDLPIANGYEVYDSSKEITEVYHLKNYNAVVGNIFRLYQSIADFHFNTKQIPNFPTQFIMQGFSFQGFPTLMDALILQRLIDNVHRSSISGVTMDVTNISNFP; translated from the coding sequence AtggattattataaaagatCAGCGGTTTCCACAGTTCCCAATGCATCTGCCTTAAGAATTGGTATCATAGGTCTATCTGCAGGTAAAGGCTGGGCTGTTAAGACTCATTATCCatcaattcttcaattatCATCgcaatttcaattaactGCTTTATATGATAAGAATATCCAAACAGCCTTAGATACGATCCAAAAGTTAAAGTTATCAAATGCTACTGCATTTCCAACATTAGAAGGGTTTGCAGCTTCAACTAACGTTGACATGATAGTTATTAGCATACAAGCTGCTTATCATTTTGATGTGTTATTACCATTGTTGgaatattctaaaaaaaatccaaatcTTAAATATCTATTTGTGGAGTGGGCTTTAGGTAGATCTGTTGAAGAAGCAGAGACTATTTATAAGGCAGCAGCAGATAGAGGTTTACAAACAATTATCTCTTTACAAGGTAGAAAGTCACCTTATATTTATCGTGCCAAAGAATTAGTATCCCAAGGTTATATAGGTGAcattaattcaattgaagTTTCTGCAAATGGCGGTTGGTATGGTTATGAAAGACCATTAAAATCACCTTCTTATATTTATGAATTTGGAAATGGCGTAGATTTAATCACAACTACATTTGGTCATACAATTGATATGCTACAATTCGTTACGAGTTCATATTTTAGTAAAATTAACGCAATGGTTTTCAACAATATTCCTGaacaagaattaattgGTGATCATGGAGTCAGAACTGGTAAAAAGGCCAAAAAGACAGCTCCTGaccatttattatttcaagGTTCGTTAATAAATGGTAATGTACCTGTTTCTTGTCATTTTAAAGGTGGGAAGCCAACGAAGAAATTtactaaaaattttattattgacaTCCATGGCACAAAGggtgatattaaattagaagGTGATGCAGGATTTGCAGAAATATCCAATTTAGTATTATATTACAGTGGTATTAGAGCAAATGATTTGCCAATTGCGAATGGTTATGAAGTATACGATTCAAGTAAAGAAATTACGGAagtttatcatttaaaaaattataatgcTGTTGTTGGTAATATATTTCGTTTATATCAATCTATTGCAGACTTTCATTTCAACACAAAACAAATACCGAATTTTCCTACTCAGTTTATTATGCAaggattttcttttcaagGCTTTCCAACTCTAATGGATGCTCTTATATTACAGAGGTTAATCGATAATGTACACAGAAGTAGTATATCAGGTGTTACCATGGACGTCACAAACATTAGCAATTTTCCTTGA
- the HIT1 gene encoding Hit1p (similar to Saccharomyces cerevisiae HIT1 (YJR055W); ancestral locus Anc_1.499), giving the protein MLPNVNCQICEINPSKYKCPSCSIRYCSLACYKNNEKHCHDKLKMEETTKPATSTNKSSENTDNTTGTQSKVFEQISKPAIPLATEEFENIYQTTPTIQELLQYNTVKFHLAKVYRILNSDPSNEESTPESRKQLAIDYLNLLRCGGPHYNEAIEEFCQILLEKIR; this is encoded by the coding sequence ATGTTGCCTAATGTTAACTGTCAAATATGTGAAATAAATCCATCGAAATACAAATGTCCCAGTTGTTCAATACGCTATTGTTCGTTAGCTTgctataaaaataatgaaaagcATTGCCATGACAAGCTTAAAATGGAAGAAACTACTAAGCCAGCTACCTCAACTAATAAATCATCAGAAAATACAGACAATACTACAGGCACTCAATCAAAGGTATTTGAGCAAATTTCTAAGCCAGCAATACCTTTGGCTactgaagaatttgaaaatatatatcagACTACGCCAACTATACAGGAACTTTTACAATATAATACAGTTAAATTCCATTTGGCTAAGGTTTATAGAATTCTAAATTCTGACCCTAGTAATGAAGAATCCACTCCAGAGAGTCGTAAGCAGTTAGCTATAGATTATCTTAATTTGTTAAGATGCGGTGGGCCTCATTATAATGAAGccattgaagaattttgCCAAATTCTGCtggaaaaaataagatag